The following proteins are encoded in a genomic region of Nitrososphaerota archaeon:
- a CDS encoding tyrosine--tRNA ligase, with protein MGIDEKIALLARPPTEEIITMQDLRNLFETNPHPNHYIGLEISGLLHLGSLIVTGFKINDFIEAGVKSRVFLADWHSYINNKFNGDWDKIRIAAEYYKEAFRFFCPGVEVIHGSDLYAEDKSYWENFIRFSKMITLARDTRCLTIMGRSERDGLQFAQYLYPPMQAVDIKALEVDIAHAGMDQRKVHMLARETFPKLGWGTPIAVHHHLLPGLAEPVHLGLDEDSKTDEVISSKMSKSKPWTCIFIHDSEEEIKAKLKKAWCPEGLVEDNPVLEIAKYIIFHQANELKVDRPSKFGGPLIFNSYQELEVTYREKRLHPADLKLAVAESVNKIVQPVRDHFKGRADLLKVYEKDE; from the coding sequence GTGGGCATAGACGAGAAGATTGCTCTTTTAGCTCGACCTCCGACTGAAGAGATCATTACTATGCAGGATCTCAGAAACCTCTTTGAAACTAATCCTCACCCGAACCATTACATCGGGCTGGAGATATCAGGGCTTCTCCACCTTGGAAGCCTAATCGTGACAGGCTTCAAAATTAACGATTTCATCGAGGCAGGTGTCAAAAGCAGGGTATTCCTCGCCGATTGGCACAGCTATATCAACAACAAGTTCAACGGCGACTGGGACAAAATCAGGATCGCCGCCGAATATTACAAGGAGGCTTTCAGGTTCTTCTGCCCTGGTGTAGAAGTCATTCATGGGTCTGATCTCTACGCTGAGGACAAGAGTTACTGGGAGAACTTCATTCGCTTCTCGAAGATGATTACCTTAGCGCGGGACACCAGATGTCTCACCATTATGGGCCGGAGTGAGCGAGACGGTCTCCAGTTCGCCCAATACCTTTACCCACCGATGCAGGCGGTTGACATCAAGGCGCTTGAAGTCGATATTGCTCACGCAGGCATGGATCAACGAAAGGTTCACATGCTTGCCAGAGAAACGTTTCCTAAACTCGGCTGGGGAACTCCGATAGCGGTGCATCATCACCTTCTCCCTGGGTTAGCTGAACCTGTGCATCTGGGGTTAGACGAGGACTCGAAGACTGATGAAGTGATCTCCAGCAAGATGAGCAAGTCTAAGCCGTGGACCTGCATTTTCATCCACGACAGCGAGGAGGAGATAAAGGCGAAGCTGAAGAAGGCTTGGTGCCCTGAGGGATTAGTTGAGGACAACCCTGTCCTAGAGATAGCGAAGTACATCATATTCCACCAAGCCAATGAACTAAAGGTGGATCGCCCTAGCAAATTCGGCGGCCCTCTAATCTTCAACAGCTATCAGGAGCTTGAAGTAACCTACAGAGAGAAGAGACTCCACCCTGCAGACCTTAAGCTAGCTGTGGCGGAATCAGTTAACAAAATCGTCCAGCCCGTCCGAGATCACTTCAAAGGACGAGCCGACCTCCTCAAGGTCTACGAAAAGGATGAGTAA
- a CDS encoding DNA-directed DNA polymerase I — protein MSKQQTSTYVADLKESENGVTELNDSILVSATYDGERKVAVLKFYDPEHRRIRLWYDDTGHKPYCFVKSNRTSEAQLNEIKKRSDVVKVEKVEKQDLLNDRTAEVYKIVATDPLAIGGSARVSIRDLVEAWEADIKYYENYLYDEGFPVGAFYRIENSKIIPIQYGLPMAVQKGLEKTLQESNPDLKKSIEDWAWLLSQPLPELRRVALDIEVIPAEENRIPDPQEAAQQVIAVSLVSSDGLREVLVLRRKGVEEGRRTLKDSFEVRFFDSERDLLEVVFERIVHYPFILTFNGDDFDLNYLYHRALRPEIGFSKDDVPISLGNNIAYVRPGVHLDLYKTFINRSVQVYAFNNRYSEHTLDGVASSLLDEGKIQLEVPLAELSLYELGEYCYQDSKITLQLTSFDDNILMKLLVVISRVAKMPIDDVARIAVSNWIRSMMYFEHRRRNDLIPRRSDLEAREQAVVSEPIIKGKKYKGGIVVEPTKGVYFDVSVVDFASLYPSLIKVYNLSYETVRCIHEECRSNKIPDTSHWVCKKRRGITSTVIGSLRDIRVNYYKPLSKQKDLRPEDKALANVVSQALKVILNASYGVMGADIYPLYYLPAADATAALGRYAITQTIEKCRELGITVVYGDTDSLFLKSPGDEKIKDVTRWADEKLGIELDLDKVYRYVAFSQRKKNYLGVLPDGSVDVKGLTGKKSHTPLFIRNAFYDSVEILSRVKTESDFERAREEIKTQLRKKYLALKNKEMPIEELAFNVMMSKSPKAYTKTKPQHVKAAELLMKQGKEVKAGDIIAFVKTTNSAGVKPVSMASVNEVDTKKYEDYMRGTFDQILDALGYEFEEIVGATKLEDFFWSG, from the coding sequence GTGTCTAAGCAGCAAACGTCGACGTATGTGGCCGATCTTAAAGAATCTGAGAACGGTGTTACAGAGCTGAACGACTCGATACTTGTTTCAGCCACCTACGACGGCGAGCGAAAGGTAGCTGTCCTTAAATTCTACGATCCTGAGCACCGAAGAATCCGTTTATGGTACGATGATACTGGGCATAAGCCGTACTGCTTTGTGAAGAGTAACCGAACATCTGAGGCGCAGCTGAACGAAATTAAGAAGAGATCCGACGTAGTTAAAGTTGAAAAGGTTGAGAAGCAGGACCTCCTGAACGACCGCACCGCCGAGGTGTACAAGATAGTTGCAACCGATCCACTTGCAATCGGAGGCTCTGCCCGCGTCAGCATCAGAGACCTAGTGGAGGCATGGGAGGCTGACATCAAGTACTACGAGAATTATCTCTACGACGAAGGGTTCCCCGTAGGAGCCTTCTACAGGATTGAGAACTCCAAGATAATCCCAATCCAGTACGGTCTCCCAATGGCTGTGCAGAAAGGGTTGGAGAAAACGCTTCAAGAATCAAACCCTGATTTGAAGAAAAGCATCGAGGACTGGGCATGGCTCCTCAGCCAACCTCTTCCCGAGCTCCGCCGAGTCGCGCTGGATATCGAAGTGATCCCGGCTGAGGAGAACAGAATTCCTGACCCTCAAGAAGCTGCGCAGCAGGTGATTGCGGTGTCGCTGGTGAGTAGTGACGGTCTACGGGAAGTGTTGGTGCTGCGGCGCAAAGGAGTGGAAGAGGGGCGGCGAACCTTGAAAGACAGCTTCGAGGTGAGATTCTTCGACAGTGAACGGGATCTTCTTGAGGTGGTGTTTGAAAGAATTGTGCACTACCCGTTCATCTTAACCTTCAACGGGGATGATTTTGACCTAAACTACCTTTACCATCGGGCGCTGCGCCCCGAAATCGGCTTCAGCAAAGACGACGTTCCTATCTCTCTGGGAAACAACATTGCTTACGTGCGACCGGGCGTGCATCTAGATCTCTACAAGACCTTCATCAACCGCTCAGTCCAAGTTTACGCATTCAACAACAGATACTCTGAACACACGTTGGACGGGGTAGCAAGCTCGCTTCTGGATGAAGGAAAGATACAACTTGAGGTTCCTCTCGCCGAACTCTCGCTTTACGAACTAGGCGAATACTGCTACCAAGACTCAAAGATCACGCTTCAGCTAACAAGCTTCGACGACAACATTCTCATGAAGCTGCTAGTAGTAATATCACGAGTAGCCAAGATGCCGATAGACGACGTTGCAAGAATCGCGGTTTCAAACTGGATCCGAAGCATGATGTACTTTGAGCACCGTAGACGCAACGACCTAATCCCGAGAAGAAGCGACCTCGAAGCCCGCGAGCAAGCAGTAGTCTCAGAGCCAATTATCAAAGGCAAAAAATACAAAGGGGGAATCGTGGTTGAGCCAACTAAAGGCGTCTACTTCGACGTGTCAGTCGTAGACTTCGCCAGTCTGTACCCAAGCCTGATCAAGGTCTACAACCTATCATACGAGACGGTGCGCTGCATACACGAAGAGTGCCGGTCAAACAAGATTCCAGACACATCCCACTGGGTCTGCAAGAAACGACGCGGCATCACCTCAACCGTAATCGGCTCGCTCAGAGACATCCGAGTCAACTACTACAAGCCCCTCTCAAAGCAGAAAGATCTACGGCCTGAAGATAAGGCGTTAGCAAACGTCGTGTCCCAAGCGCTGAAAGTCATCCTGAACGCAAGCTACGGAGTAATGGGTGCAGACATCTACCCGCTATACTATCTGCCTGCAGCCGACGCGACCGCAGCCCTAGGGAGATACGCGATTACGCAGACAATAGAGAAGTGCCGCGAACTAGGAATCACAGTGGTCTACGGTGACACCGACTCGCTCTTCCTTAAGAGTCCAGGTGACGAGAAGATCAAGGACGTAACTCGGTGGGCTGACGAAAAGCTCGGTATCGAGCTCGATCTTGATAAGGTCTACCGCTACGTAGCCTTCAGCCAACGGAAGAAAAACTATCTCGGAGTACTCCCGGATGGAAGCGTAGATGTGAAGGGCCTTACAGGAAAAAAGAGCCACACCCCACTCTTCATCCGAAACGCCTTCTACGATTCAGTTGAAATCCTGAGTCGCGTCAAAACAGAATCGGATTTCGAGCGTGCACGAGAAGAAATTAAGACGCAGCTCCGCAAAAAGTACCTCGCGTTGAAGAACAAAGAGATGCCGATCGAGGAACTCGCCTTCAACGTGATGATGAGCAAATCCCCAAAAGCCTACACAAAGACGAAGCCTCAGCATGTGAAAGCGGCTGAACTCCTGATGAAGCAAGGCAAGGAGGTTAAGGCAGGCGACATTATCGCTTTCGTGAAAACAACCAACTCCGCCGGGGTGAAACCAGTGTCAATGGCCAGTGTGAATGAAGTGGACACCAAGAAATATGAAGACTATATGCGTGGAACATTCGACCAGATACTGGACGCTCTAGGTTACGAATTCGAAGAAATTGTAGGTGCAACAAAGCTAGAAGACTTCTTCTGGAGCGGCTAA
- the queC gene encoding 7-cyano-7-deazaguanine synthase QueC, which translates to MGISEKAVVLISGGIDSAVCLWWARKLGLDIFALTFNYHHRNPLEIRAAERLAEAAPVKEYRVIGLPFLKEVIDCPPAGLGRYDRNVPDSYVPARNIVFYGAAAGWAEALDASWIIGGHNRLDQQQYPDSRPEFIEAMNRAVKLGTFIGGRKPLSIITPLAVLSKVEVVKMALELSVPLHLTWSCHGNGEKACGHCDACRLRREAFNRLGIEDPAEYGINRGGALNNITI; encoded by the coding sequence ATGGGCATATCTGAGAAGGCAGTAGTACTCATCTCAGGCGGCATAGATTCAGCAGTATGCTTATGGTGGGCTAGAAAACTAGGCTTGGATATCTTTGCGCTCACATTCAATTATCACCATCGAAACCCTCTTGAGATACGTGCAGCTGAGCGGTTGGCTGAGGCAGCTCCCGTCAAGGAGTACCGGGTTATTGGGCTTCCCTTTCTGAAGGAGGTCATTGACTGCCCTCCAGCAGGGCTTGGGCGGTACGATAGGAATGTGCCTGATAGTTATGTGCCTGCGCGAAATATCGTCTTCTACGGAGCCGCAGCAGGGTGGGCTGAGGCATTGGATGCGAGCTGGATTATCGGTGGACACAACAGGCTGGATCAGCAGCAGTACCCTGATTCAAGGCCTGAGTTCATCGAAGCGATGAACCGTGCAGTTAAGCTGGGGACGTTTATTGGAGGTAGGAAGCCTTTGAGTATTATCACTCCACTCGCAGTCCTCTCGAAGGTTGAGGTGGTGAAGATGGCGCTTGAACTTAGTGTACCGCTGCATCTCACTTGGAGCTGCCACGGAAACGGCGAAAAAGCCTGTGGCCACTGCGACGCCTGCAGGCTGAGAAGAGAAGCATTCAACAGACTGGGCATAGAGGATCC